The proteins below are encoded in one region of Apteryx mantelli isolate bAptMan1 chromosome 25, bAptMan1.hap1, whole genome shotgun sequence:
- the LOC106494351 gene encoding pepsin B-like: MRWLVLAAVCLQLAEGAVRIPLRKGRSMREAMAEAGVLEGFLKHLKGDPGRKYQLSNAVAYEPLTNYLDSFYFGEISIGTPPQSFRVLFDTGSANLWVPSTYCQMPACAAHARFDPSQSSTFSNIGTTYTLTYGFGDLSVVLGYDTVTIQNIVVTNQEFGLSQDEPSRPYYYLDFDGILGMAYPSVAISGYNTLMQNMLQQNQLSEPIFSFYYSRNPTYNYGGEVILGGVDTQLYSGEVLWAPVVQEAYWKIGIEEFSIGQSTTGWCSQGCHGIVDTGTFHLTVPAQYMPAFLQALGAQESNYGFVVDCNNIQNMPTLYFAISGAQLPLPPSVYVLNNNGVCTVGVESTYVSSDSGQPLWILGNVFLRQYYSIFDMANNRVGFALSA, encoded by the exons ATGAGGTGGCTCGTGCTGGCTGCCGTCTGCCTCCAGCTCGCGGAGGGGGCGGTGAG GATCCCCCTGCGGAAGGGCAGATCCATGCGGGAGGCGATGGCGGAGGCGGGAGTGCTGGAGGGTTTCCTGAAGCACCTCAAGGGCGACCCGGGCAGGAAGTATCAGCTCAGTAACGCCGTGGCTTACGAACCACTAACGAACTACCTGGAT TCCTTCTACTTTGGGGAGATCAGCATTGGGACCCCCCCGCAGAGCTTCCGGGTGCTCTTCGACACCGGCTCCGCCAACCTCTGGGTGCCATCCACATATTGCCAGATGCCGGCCTGCG CTGCTCACGCTAGGTTCGATCCCAGCCAGTCGTCGACCTTCTCCAACATTGGCACCACCTACACCCTGACCTACGGCTTTGGCGACTTGTCTGTGGTGTTGGGTTACGACACCGTGACA ATCCAGAACATCGTTGTCACGAACCAGGAATTTGGTCTGAGCCAGGATGAGCCCAGCAGACCCTATTACTACCTGGACTTCGATGGGATTTTGGGCATGGCTTACCCGAGCGTTGCAATCAGTGGTTACAACACCCTGATGCAGAACATGCTGCAGCAGAACCAGCTTTCTGAACCCATCTTCAGTTTCTATTACTCCCG TAACCCAACCTATAATTACGGCGGGGAGGTCATCCTCGGAGGCGTTGACACCCAGCTGTACTCAGGGGAGGTTTTATGGGCACCGGTGGTCCAGGAAGCTTACTGGAAGATTGGTATCGAGGA GTTCTCCATTGGGCAGTCCACCACAGGCTGGTGCAGCCAGGGCTGTCATGGCATCGTGGACACCGGGACCTTCCATCTCACCGTCCCAGCACAATACATGCCAGCGTTCCTGCAGGCTCTGGGCGCACAGGAGAGTAACTACGGG TTTGTCGTTGACTGCAACAACATCCAGAACATGCCCACCCTCTACTTTGCCATCAGCGGAGCCCAGTTACCACTGCCTCCATCTGTCTACGTGTTGAAT AACAACGGCGTCTGCACCGTTGGGGTCGAGAGCACTTATGTGTCTTCCGACAGCGGCCAGCCGCTCTGGATCCTCGGCAACGTCTTCCTCCGGCAGTATTATTCCATCTTTGACATGGCCAACAACAGAGTTGGCTTTGCCCTGTCAGCCTAG
- the TFEB gene encoding transcription factor EB, translated as MASRIGLRMELMKQQAQQEAERERVQQQMMMNYMQQQRMPVASTPAINTPVNYQSPPPVPGEVLKVQSYLENPTTYHLQKSRDKKVQAYLSETYGNKFAAHISPISHSPKPPPAAEPGVRPGHVMSSSAGNSAPNSPMAMLNIGSNPEQELGEVIDDIMRLDDVLGYMNPEVHMPNTLPMSSSHMNVYSGDPQVSASLVGVTSSSCPADLTQKRELTDAESRALAKERQKKDNHNLIERRRRFNINDRIKELGMLIPKANDLDVRWNKGTILKASVDYIKRMQKDLQRSRDLENHSRRLEMTNKQLLLRIQELEMQARVHGLPTSSPSGVNVAELAQQVVKQEAGGDEGTMEPPLLPPDPEAQPQPALPPPPQSPYHQLDFTHSLSFDDGSRGFPDSLDPSHNLSFPSLSKKELDLMLMQDTMLPLASDPLFSAMSPEASKASSRRSSFSMEDTDML; from the exons ATGGCGTCCCGCATCGGGCTGCGGATGGAGCTCATGAAGCAGCAGGCGCAGCAGGAGGCCGAGCGGGAGCGCGTGCAGCAGCAGATGATGATGAACTACATGCAGCAGCAGCGGATGCCGGTGGCGTCCACCCCAGCCATCAACACCCCCGTCAACTACCAGTCCCCACCGCCCGTGCCGGGAGAGGTCCTCAAG GTGCAGTCCTACCTGGAGAACCCCACCACCTACCACCTGCAGAAGTCACGGGACAAGAAGGTCCAGGCCTATCTCTCGGAAACCTACGGGAACAAGTTTGCCGCTCACATCAGCCCCATCAGCCACTCGCCaaagccgccccccgccgccgagcCCGGCGTCCGGCCCGGCCACGTCATGTCCTCCTCGGCGGGCAACAGCGCGCCCAACAGCCCCATGGCCATGCTCAACATCGGCTCCAACCCGGAGCAGGAG TTAGGCGAGGTCATCGATGACATCATGCGCCTGGATGACGTGCTGGGCTATATGAATCCCGAAGTGCACATGCCCAACACG CTGCCCATGTCCAGCAGCCACATGAACGTGTACAGTGGGGACCCGCAGGTGAGCGCCTCCCTCGTAGGCGTCACCAGCAGCTCCTGCCCCGCCGACCTCACGCAGAAGAGGGAGCTGACAG ATGCCGAGAGCCGAGCCCTGGCTAAAGAGCGCCAAAAGAAAGACAATCACAACCTGA TCGAGAGACGGCGGAGGTTTAACATCAACGACCGCATCAAAGAGTTGGGGATGCTGATCCCCAAGGCCAACGACCT GGATGTGCGCTGGAACAAAGGGACAATCCTGAAGGCCTCTGTCGACTACATCAAGAGGATGCAGAAGGACTTGCAGCGGTCACGAGACCTGGAGAATCACTCCCGGCGCCTGGAAATGACGAATAAGCAGCTCCTGCTCCGCATCCAG GAGCTGGAGATGCAAGCCCGGGTCCACGGGCtgcccacctcctcaccctcggGCGTCAACGTGGCCGAGCTGGCTCAGCAGGTGGTGAAGCAAGAAGCCGGTGGGGACGAGGGGACGATGGagccgccgctgctgcccccgGACCCCGAGGCGCAGCCGCAGCCCGCACTGCCACCGCCACCCCAGTCTCCCTACCACCAGCTGGACTTTACCCACAGCTTGAGCTTTGACGATGGCTCCAGGGGCTTCCCGGACAGCCTGGACCCCAGCCACaacctctccttcccttccctatcCAAGAAGGAGCTGGACTTGATGCTGATGCAGGACACCATGTTACCCCTGGCTTCCGACCCCTTGTTCTCCGCCATGTCCCCGGAGGCCTCCAAGGCCAGCAGTCGCCGGAGCAGCTTCAGCATGGAGGACACAGACATGCTGTGA
- the LOC106494352 gene encoding LOW QUALITY PROTEIN: pepsin B-like (The sequence of the model RefSeq protein was modified relative to this genomic sequence to represent the inferred CDS: substituted 1 base at 1 genomic stop codon), which produces MLQVKLKKVKSIREEMRKAGVLEDYLKKIKYDPAMKYRFNEDSVVYEPMASHLGSSYFGEISIGTPPQNFLVLFDTGSSNLWVPSIYCQTSACTSHSRFNPSQSSTFTNNGQTYTLSYGSGALTVLLGYDTLTIQSIRVTNQEFGLSEDEPTQPFYYANFDGILGMAYPSLAVGGTPTALQGMLLQNQLTEPIFSFYFSRQPTYDYGGELVLGGIDTQLFSGEIMWAPVTQESYXQVAIDEFAIGQSATGWCSQGCQAIVDTGTFLLTVPQQYMAYFLQAVGAQETSYGYAVDCNEVQNLPTITFIINGAQFPLYPSAYIINDNGYCTVGIEATYLPSQNGQLLWILGDVFLKQYYSVFDMANNRVGFALSA; this is translated from the exons AGTCAAGCTGAAGAAAGTCAAGTCTATACGGGAGGAAATGAGGAAGGCAGGAGTGCTGGAGGACtacttgaaaaaaattaagtatgaTCCAGCCATGAAATATCGCTTCAATGAGGACTCTGTTGTGTATGAGCCAATGGCCAGCCATCTGGGT TCCTCCTACTTTGGGGAGATCAGCATTGGGACCCCTCCACAGAACTTCCTGGTGCTCTTTGACACCGGCTCCTCCAACCTGTGGGTGCCGTCCATATACTGCCAGACGTCGGCCTGCA CAAGTCACTCAAGGTTCAACCCCAGCCAGTCCTCCACCTTCACCAACAACGGTCAGACCTACACCCTCTCTTACGGGAGCGGCGCACTGACAGTTCTGCTGGGTTATGACACTCTAACA ATCCAGAGCATTAGGGTAACAAACCAGGAGTTTGGGCTCAGTGAGGACGAGCCAACGCAGCCTTTCTACTATGCCAATTTTGACGGGATCCTGGGAATGGCCTACCCTTCACTGGCAGTGGGAGGAACGCCCACCGCTctgcagggcatgctgctgcAGAACCAGCTGACCGAGCCCATCTTCAGCTTCTACTTCTCTCG CCAGCCTACCTATGATTATGGGGGAGAGCTCGTTCTTGGAGGAATTGACACTCAGCTGTTCTCTGGAGAGATTATGTGGGCACCAGTGACCCAGGAGTCGTACTAGCAGGTTGCAATTGATGA aTTTGCTATTGGACAGTCAGCGACGGGTTGGTGCAGCCAGGGCTGCCAGGCCATCGTGGACACGGGGACATTCTTGCTCACAGTGCCCCAGCAGTACATGGCCTACTTCCTTCAGGCTGTGGGTGCCCAGGAGACCAGTTACGGT TATGCAGTTGATTGCAACGAGGTCCAGAACCTGCCCACCATCACCTTCATCATCAACGGAGCTCAGTTCCCACTGTACCCCTCTGCCTACATCATCAAT GACAATGGCTACTGCACTGTTGGGATTGAGGCCACCTACCTGCCATCCCAGAATGGGCAGCTGCTCTGGATCCTGGGTGATGTCTTCCTCAAGCAGTATTATTCTGTCTTTGACATGGCTAACAACCGCGTCGGCTTCGCCCTGTCAGCGTAG